The following coding sequences lie in one Mucilaginibacter sp. KACC 22773 genomic window:
- a CDS encoding alpha/beta hydrolase — MTTLKLAFSVLIIFFFNCKKNQQLTKETTQKDSVIVPVKQWLNLNYADDGKEYHNLDIHLPNAAKPTYKAIIVIYGSAWYGNNLKQAAFDALGKPLLDSGFAVIAINHRSSGDAPYPAQINDVKAAVRYIRANAGKYQIDASFIGITGYSSGGHLASLAGTSNSVKEFTVGKVKVDIEGDVGNYTAASSSVNAVVDWFGPIDMALMDECKKPKGADSPEGALIRGNPVDNLDMIALLNPITFLDKADPHFMVIHGDADNVVPYCQSELFAKALKEQGILTEFISVPKGQHGPITFNENTFNKMTDFFLKEAKKK, encoded by the coding sequence ATGACCACTTTAAAATTAGCCTTTTCAGTTCTTATTATATTTTTTTTTAACTGCAAAAAAAATCAGCAATTAACAAAAGAAACCACTCAAAAAGATAGCGTAATTGTTCCGGTTAAGCAATGGCTCAATTTGAATTATGCCGATGATGGCAAAGAGTATCATAACCTCGACATCCATTTGCCTAACGCAGCAAAACCCACCTATAAGGCAATTATTGTAATATACGGTAGCGCATGGTATGGCAATAATTTGAAACAAGCTGCGTTTGATGCCCTTGGAAAACCATTGCTTGACAGCGGTTTTGCGGTTATAGCCATTAACCACAGGTCAAGTGGCGATGCTCCTTACCCAGCCCAAATCAATGATGTGAAAGCTGCGGTACGATATATAAGGGCAAATGCTGGTAAATATCAAATTGATGCTTCATTTATTGGCATTACAGGCTATTCATCAGGTGGACATCTTGCCTCGCTCGCCGGAACATCAAATTCTGTTAAAGAATTTACAGTGGGGAAAGTGAAGGTTGACATAGAAGGAGACGTAGGAAATTATACCGCAGCCAGCAGTTCTGTGAATGCGGTAGTTGATTGGTTTGGCCCTATTGACATGGCTCTGATGGATGAGTGTAAGAAACCTAAAGGAGCAGACTCTCCCGAAGGTGCGCTTATTAGAGGCAATCCGGTCGATAATCTTGATATGATAGCCCTGCTCAACCCCATCACCTTTCTGGACAAAGCGGATCCTCATTTTATGGTAATTCATGGCGATGCTGATAATGTTGTACCCTATTGCCAAAGTGAGCTTTTTGCCAAAGCATTGAAAGAACAGGGAATATTAACTGAGTTTATTTCTGTTCCTAAAGGTCAGCACGGACCGATTACATTCAATGAAAATACTTTTAATAAAATGACAGATTTCTTTTTAAAAGAAGCCAAAAAAAAATAG
- a CDS encoding DUF1624 domain-containing protein — translation MKQRIQSVDIVRGLIMIIMTLDHARDFLHLAGPPPLDVQRTTVILFFTRWITHFCAPTFVFLSGVSACLAAQRRTTGQMTTFLLKRGAWLILSDLVIISLIFSFDVHYHFPVLEVLWAIGFGMIILALLIRAPKTIIAVVAILIIASHNLLDNVDLPKSGTPGNLTTLLLNGVGAFIPIGANRFIFAIYAAIPWTGALLLGYVFGHLYKKGYNAAKRQKILKLSGCALIVLFVTLRLINHYGDPAPWAVQRNTAHTLLSFLNVRKQTPSLLFMLMTLGPVLLLLSVTEGTSNRVTRFCTVYGNVPYFYFIAHLVLLRIINVAGVIMAGIPFDFQKPTPVWAAPGFGIPLWGVYLCWITVIALMYYPCRHYGRYKQTHSGWWLSFI, via the coding sequence ATGAAACAACGTATCCAGTCGGTAGACATCGTGCGCGGATTAATCATGATTATCATGACGCTTGACCATGCCCGCGATTTTTTGCACCTGGCCGGGCCGCCCCCGCTTGATGTACAGCGCACCACGGTGATACTGTTTTTTACGCGCTGGATAACACATTTTTGCGCACCCACCTTTGTTTTTTTGAGCGGCGTATCGGCATGCCTTGCCGCGCAACGCCGAACAACCGGCCAAATGACCACTTTTTTACTAAAACGAGGTGCCTGGCTCATATTATCCGACCTGGTAATTATCAGCCTCATCTTTAGCTTTGATGTGCATTACCATTTCCCGGTGCTGGAGGTTTTGTGGGCCATTGGCTTTGGCATGATTATTTTGGCCTTACTGATTCGGGCACCTAAAACAATTATAGCCGTGGTTGCAATACTGATTATTGCCAGCCATAATTTACTTGACAACGTTGATTTGCCTAAAAGCGGCACGCCTGGCAACCTTACTACGCTATTATTGAATGGCGTAGGGGCATTTATCCCTATCGGCGCCAACCGGTTTATTTTCGCTATTTATGCCGCCATTCCGTGGACGGGGGCTTTATTGTTAGGCTACGTTTTTGGCCATCTGTACAAAAAGGGCTATAATGCGGCAAAGCGGCAGAAAATATTAAAGCTTTCGGGCTGCGCCTTGATTGTGCTGTTTGTTACCTTGCGGCTCATCAACCATTACGGCGACCCTGCGCCCTGGGCCGTTCAGCGGAATACGGCGCATACCTTGCTTTCGTTCCTGAACGTGAGAAAGCAAACGCCCTCGCTCCTGTTTATGTTGATGACGCTTGGGCCGGTATTGCTATTGTTGTCGGTTACCGAGGGCACAAGCAACCGCGTTACCCGGTTTTGTACTGTATATGGCAATGTGCCTTACTTTTATTTTATCGCACATTTGGTGTTGCTGCGCATAATCAATGTAGCGGGCGTTATAATGGCCGGTATTCCGTTTGACTTTCAGAAGCCTACACCGGTATGGGCCGCGCCGGGTTTCGGTATTCCGCTTTGGGGGGTGTACCTGTGCTGGATAACCGTTATTGCGCTGATGTATTACCCCTGCCGTCACTATGGCCGATATAAGCAAACACACAGCGGATGGTGGTTATCCTTTATATAG
- a CDS encoding sensor histidine kinase has protein sequence MKDKVSLVNKVPVKCGPSCYTHRIQPDLGNGGFISQVKSFFAKLFDTADWPARWHCGNWSDFHGWLYILSDMAIWAAYFAIPFLLFRIISKRKDIPFPKILWLFIGFILLCGTTHLLDAIIFWWPAYRLSALVRLFTAIISVFTVFALYRLLPMIYRLRTLDELEAEIEERKRAEEQSRHQQVLTKAAEDLMAKKDEFMSIASHELKTPITTVKASLQVLERILAQNDELAVIAPFVHRSSKQINKLTSLIDELLDVTRIQAGQLQLHKEDFNIMKMAAECVEQCQSVDGMHQVTIQGDENLTVFADYNRIDQVLCNFLTNAFKYSPEHTLVEVNISSVDNGKIKLSVADRGIGIPDDKKDNIFDRFFRVENTSQKYSGIGLGLYISSQIIAAHGGQIGVTDNGVNGTIFWFII, from the coding sequence ATGAAAGATAAAGTAAGCCTGGTAAATAAAGTGCCCGTAAAGTGTGGCCCATCATGTTATACTCACCGCATACAGCCCGATTTGGGCAACGGCGGATTTATAAGCCAGGTAAAAAGTTTTTTTGCAAAACTTTTTGATACTGCCGATTGGCCCGCAAGATGGCATTGCGGCAACTGGTCTGATTTTCATGGATGGTTATATATATTGTCAGACATGGCTATCTGGGCAGCATACTTCGCAATCCCCTTCCTGCTTTTCCGGATTATCAGTAAACGGAAGGATATTCCTTTCCCTAAAATACTTTGGCTTTTTATTGGTTTTATCCTGTTGTGCGGCACTACCCATTTATTAGATGCTATTATATTTTGGTGGCCGGCTTACCGTCTTAGTGCCCTGGTCAGGTTATTCACTGCAATTATATCTGTGTTTACGGTTTTCGCATTATACAGATTGCTTCCGATGATTTACCGCTTAAGAACACTCGACGAATTGGAGGCTGAAATTGAGGAACGGAAAAGGGCAGAAGAACAAAGCCGTCACCAGCAGGTACTGACGAAGGCCGCAGAAGATTTGATGGCAAAAAAAGACGAATTTATGAGTATAGCAAGCCACGAGTTAAAAACACCCATAACTACCGTAAAAGCATCTTTGCAGGTGCTCGAGCGAATTTTGGCCCAAAATGATGAGCTGGCTGTTATTGCGCCTTTTGTACACCGTTCATCCAAACAAATTAACAAGCTCACCAGTTTAATTGATGAATTGCTTGATGTAACCCGTATACAGGCCGGACAGTTGCAATTACACAAAGAAGACTTCAATATTATGAAAATGGCTGCCGAATGTGTTGAGCAATGCCAATCGGTGGATGGAATGCACCAGGTTACTATACAGGGAGATGAAAACCTAACGGTATTTGCAGATTACAACCGGATTGACCAGGTGCTATGCAATTTCCTGACAAATGCTTTTAAATACTCGCCAGAGCATACTTTAGTAGAAGTAAATATCAGCTCCGTTGATAATGGAAAGATCAAACTAAGTGTGGCCGACCGGGGAATTGGAATTCCGGACGATAAAAAAGATAATATTTTCGACAGATTTTTCAGGGTTGAAAATACATCCCAAAAATACTCAGGCATTGGTTTGGGCTTATATATTTCTTCCCAAATTATAGCAGCGCATGGCGGGCAAATTGGTGTAACGGATAATGGGGTAAATGGAACTATATTTTGGTTTATTATTTAA
- a CDS encoding DinB family protein: MKRIIILALLSFTAYQCSAQQQTSNMITPQEREKATQLLTQTESGVFDAVKGLSAAQLNFKPAADKWSVADCIKHIAAAEKELWAMAEPTLAQPANPEKRAGIKFTDDDLIKAVEDRTHKSKTFAALEPANSPYKTVTEALAAFRSNREKLIDLIKNTKTDLRNHVLVLPVGTYDSYQFILLIAAHSNRHTQQINEVKGDVGFPK, translated from the coding sequence ATGAAACGTATCATCATCCTCGCCTTGCTAAGCTTTACAGCATACCAATGCAGCGCGCAACAACAAACAAGCAACATGATAACCCCACAAGAAAGAGAAAAAGCTACGCAATTGCTCACCCAAACCGAATCTGGCGTTTTTGATGCCGTTAAAGGTTTGAGCGCGGCCCAGTTAAACTTTAAGCCCGCTGCTGATAAATGGAGCGTGGCCGACTGTATTAAACATATTGCCGCCGCCGAAAAAGAACTCTGGGCCATGGCCGAACCTACCTTAGCGCAACCGGCTAACCCCGAAAAACGGGCCGGTATTAAATTTACCGACGACGACCTCATAAAGGCCGTGGAAGATCGCACACATAAATCCAAAACCTTCGCCGCGCTTGAGCCGGCAAATTCGCCCTACAAAACCGTTACCGAAGCGCTCGCCGCATTCAGATCTAATCGCGAAAAGCTGATAGACCTCATAAAAAACACCAAAACAGACCTGCGCAACCACGTGTTGGTATTGCCTGTTGGCACTTACGATAGTTACCAGTTTATCCTGCTGATAGCAGCCCACAGTAATCGCCATACCCAACAAATAAACGAGGTAAAGGGGGATGTTGGGTTCCCCAAATAA
- a CDS encoding isocitrate lyase/PEP mutase family protein has translation MTHYQTFYQLHHQPVPFLLGNAWNAKSARLIQVAGFEAIGTSSGAIAESMGYADGEQIPFNELLYIVQRIKASTDLPLSVDFERGYSNDLVVINEQIQQLLDIGVVGINLEDAQGQDVYLRKLDSIKNYLAKTNQQLFINARTDVYLQKLASPLETVILRAGLYRDAGADGLFVTGIGDAAVIKQISMAVSLPVNVVGNPNLATVEALQIAGVKRISMAVFPYRAAYGHLEQLIKQVNTSQSLMPLY, from the coding sequence ATGACTCATTACCAAACCTTTTACCAGCTGCATCATCAGCCGGTTCCGTTTTTATTAGGTAACGCCTGGAATGCCAAAAGCGCGCGGCTGATACAAGTTGCCGGTTTTGAGGCGATAGGTACTTCAAGTGGCGCAATTGCCGAATCAATGGGCTATGCCGATGGCGAGCAGATTCCTTTTAATGAATTGCTCTACATTGTTCAAAGGATCAAAGCCTCAACAGATCTTCCACTGTCGGTCGATTTTGAGAGAGGGTATAGTAATGATCTGGTGGTTATCAATGAACAAATTCAGCAGCTGCTGGATATTGGGGTTGTTGGCATTAATCTGGAGGACGCCCAGGGCCAGGATGTTTATTTGCGTAAACTGGATAGCATCAAAAACTACCTTGCCAAAACCAACCAGCAGCTTTTTATAAATGCCCGCACTGATGTTTACCTGCAAAAACTGGCCTCGCCGCTCGAAACCGTTATCCTTAGGGCAGGGCTTTACCGCGATGCCGGCGCAGATGGCCTTTTTGTTACCGGCATAGGCGATGCCGCAGTTATTAAACAAATCAGCATGGCGGTTTCCCTCCCTGTTAATGTTGTTGGTAACCCAAATTTGGCTACTGTTGAGGCATTGCAAATTGCCGGTGTAAAAAGGATCAGTATGGCAGTTTTTCCTTATAGGGCGGCTTATGGGCACCTGGAGCAGCTAATTAAACAAGTAAATACTTCGCAATCACTCATGCCCTTGTATTAG
- a CDS encoding SusD/RagB family nutrient-binding outer membrane lipoprotein, which produces MIKYHDIKQWAMVVTTSLFITAVLASCTKNFQKENAPYSGPASATLQQLYTGIGANLDRAANIGNWAEARWLYPVTQLGAVYAVSDFGFVEGQNWSLFYSNLPAMDQMLTTMASSPDSATYTNAIGMVKVLRAYEALEVSNLYGDMPYSKAGKAFSGSTADLKVPYDKQQAVYLSCLADLTWAANHFTTSSTQFSFGSEFLLNNDIGQWKAFANSLRLRYALTMYDKDNTDAAPIIADAITKLSSNPLTDVVGFKQANIPGISFDIDGAGRGFFFHQESRARMGSTLWNLFSSNNNTDGSGIFDLRCKIFFEVNGAGNWVPYPQNPATPITDGGDPYNTERDADNKGWAAHKDGNLYSDYNYYWGRDGIATGSTGACPEIFITPAEVHFLKAEVYARGVAGVAQSTSSAQSEYNAGVTASLTFWNSVAYNSSVWVVNKPTSETPSTATINAILANPKVAFNSSNALSQIYAQEWVDMFRQPWLAWTLLRRTGGATPMDTNNPAGYKQNYGSLQRYQYPADEAQLNTANWKAATGGSDLTSTKIWITK; this is translated from the coding sequence ATGATTAAGTATCATGATATAAAACAATGGGCAATGGTAGTAACTACTTCATTGTTCATTACTGCAGTTCTTGCGTCATGTACCAAGAATTTTCAAAAGGAAAACGCGCCTTATAGCGGCCCGGCATCGGCCACCTTGCAACAGCTTTACACAGGTATCGGCGCTAACCTGGATCGTGCGGCTAACATAGGCAACTGGGCCGAAGCAAGATGGCTATACCCCGTAACCCAACTGGGCGCTGTATATGCCGTATCTGATTTCGGTTTTGTAGAAGGGCAAAACTGGAGCTTGTTTTACTCCAATTTACCGGCTATGGATCAAATGCTTACCACCATGGCCAGCAGTCCCGATTCGGCAACATACACTAATGCTATAGGTATGGTAAAAGTATTGCGGGCTTACGAGGCGCTTGAAGTATCCAACCTATATGGCGATATGCCATATTCTAAAGCAGGAAAGGCATTTTCGGGCTCTACTGCCGATCTTAAAGTGCCGTATGATAAACAGCAGGCTGTATATTTATCCTGCCTGGCCGATCTTACCTGGGCTGCAAACCACTTTACTACCAGCAGTACCCAGTTTTCGTTTGGTTCGGAATTTCTTTTAAACAACGATATCGGCCAATGGAAAGCGTTTGCCAATTCGCTGCGTTTGCGCTACGCGCTTACCATGTATGATAAAGACAATACAGATGCGGCGCCAATAATAGCCGATGCCATAACCAAGCTATCCAGCAACCCGCTTACCGATGTTGTTGGCTTTAAACAAGCCAATATTCCGGGCATATCCTTTGATATAGACGGAGCTGGAAGGGGTTTCTTCTTCCACCAGGAAAGCCGCGCAAGAATGGGCAGCACCCTATGGAACTTATTCAGCAGCAATAACAATACCGACGGCAGCGGAATATTTGACTTAAGGTGTAAAATATTTTTTGAAGTTAACGGGGCGGGTAACTGGGTACCTTATCCGCAAAACCCGGCCACCCCTATAACAGATGGCGGCGACCCTTATAACACCGAAAGAGATGCTGATAATAAAGGTTGGGCAGCTCATAAAGATGGCAATTTGTATTCCGATTATAATTATTACTGGGGAAGGGACGGAATTGCTACCGGCTCGACAGGTGCATGTCCCGAAATTTTCATTACACCGGCCGAGGTACACTTTTTAAAAGCAGAAGTTTATGCACGTGGCGTTGCGGGTGTAGCGCAAAGCACATCGTCGGCACAAAGTGAATATAATGCAGGCGTTACCGCATCACTTACCTTCTGGAATAGTGTAGCGTACAATTCATCCGTTTGGGTTGTAAACAAACCTACTTCAGAAACACCATCTACTGCAACTATCAACGCTATATTGGCCAACCCCAAAGTTGCCTTTAACTCCTCAAATGCACTTAGCCAGATCTATGCGCAGGAATGGGTTGATATGTTTCGCCAGCCCTGGTTAGCGTGGACCCTGCTAAGAAGAACCGGCGGCGCAACACCAATGGATACCAATAACCCGGCGGGCTATAAACAAAATTATGGCAGCTTACAACGTTACCAGTATCCGGCCGATGAAGCGCAACTGAACACGGCCAACTGGAAAGCAGCAACCGGTGGCAGTGATCTGACCAGCACTAAAATCTGGATTACCAAATAA
- a CDS encoding SusC/RagA family TonB-linked outer membrane protein: MYKKFNGFFCTRKGYIRKFLLIMRLTSIILTVTILHVSALSIAQKITYKNNSASLEQIFKEIRKQTGYNVLVASNKIKNIQPQAVNFINTPLADVLDKVLDGQSLTYSIDDKTILIRYEQKLKKDAADEAPPITGKVVDSTGMPLPGASVGLKGTTNGTQTDVNGNFSLNASAGDILIIRYVGYEGKEIKIGTSTNLVIELKKSAGSLNEVVVTALGIKREARSLGYAAQTISGADMNKVNPPNIASGLMGKIAGLNITQPNGVEGSSNRIVIRGNNNLAGNNQALIVVDNVIIDNEPVQPKGGVQSFNDALSLSNGGTDVSQPPVDNGSFLNSLNPDDIESLDVLKGPTAAALYGARGANGVILIVTKKGNKKKGFGVDYGYTYRANDPYRFIKTQSEYGNGMTEDLYSANPFFYKDANGKNRQEQIGGDPYGPLGNIPGAYVSPGVTSAAGGPFYNYIGFPGDGASWGPKMEGQPLVWWDGTTRPYTGNSNIFKSFYRTGNTQTHNIALSGGGELGTLRVSYTRSTNEAITYNSNNATNTFNIGSSINISPKVKVDATASYINLTKFNPPNIYGENGGAGNIGLGYMTVYNLPADYKPIERGLTTLADGSQNPILKQSPFEYGQQYYWWNTFNDITTLTQNQFVGSISLNAEVTPWLKAVGNVGLDYYTNEYVTKNYPTDAAGLIGSYGYDLAKNATNNLDGRLIFHKNRLLPDFNASLSVGARHYYRNMYDIAQNNPGPFNYPFLFNLSNYAGNSSTALNASENRYEQQINTVYGLLNLSYKNCLFLDLAGTNDWSSTLRPTNWSYFYPSASLSFVFTDAFDMSSVKSWLTYGKIRVSEAKSANAYLPYQNGFTYRPTSSTPGFTTGLNLPSSYPTNIQPQRSRSFEIGPDLGFFNDRLDVNFTYYNTYSDNQEITIPVAGSSGVPNVLINSGALRNRGFELTVNAKVIKSSDFSWNVTLNAAHNQNKVIALEPGLNSLQLGSWFGSNGVLMKVDVGQNYGSIYGYDYKYAPNGQKIVNLIYADGTNTGNGPVLGSQYATSDNLVKIGDATPKLTGGISQSFRYKNFSLYVLTDFKVGGQIWSGDYATLMGQGMAPETVYERDGHGLAYTYPDGTKANVGVILPGVVQGSTAGTYTPNTNVVNAWWKYAGNYQSWDNDPIVRTNSIFNDSWGKLREVSITYNLPKEFVQKTKLLQTLSVSLIGRDLFYLFNTLPDRINPESVVGTGNVQGIQFGGLPGVRSYGFSVKAGF; this comes from the coding sequence ATGTATAAAAAGTTCAACGGATTTTTTTGTACCCGGAAGGGGTATATCCGCAAATTCCTGCTGATTATGAGACTTACCTCTATTATTTTGACGGTTACCATCTTACATGTTAGCGCATTGAGCATCGCTCAAAAAATTACCTACAAAAATAATTCCGCTTCGCTTGAACAAATCTTCAAAGAGATTAGGAAGCAAACTGGTTATAACGTTCTTGTTGCATCCAATAAAATTAAAAACATCCAGCCGCAGGCCGTGAATTTTATAAACACGCCACTTGCCGATGTTTTAGATAAGGTGCTGGATGGACAATCGCTGACTTACAGTATCGACGACAAAACCATATTGATCCGATACGAGCAAAAATTAAAAAAAGACGCGGCGGATGAAGCTCCGCCTATTACCGGAAAAGTAGTTGATTCAACCGGGATGCCTCTTCCCGGTGCTTCCGTCGGCCTGAAGGGAACAACCAATGGCACGCAAACCGATGTAAATGGTAACTTTAGCTTGAACGCGTCGGCAGGCGACATTTTAATAATAAGGTATGTTGGCTATGAAGGCAAGGAAATAAAAATAGGCACCAGTACAAATTTAGTTATCGAACTGAAAAAAAGCGCTGGTTCGTTAAATGAAGTAGTTGTTACTGCTTTGGGTATAAAACGCGAAGCAAGGTCATTAGGCTACGCAGCTCAGACAATATCAGGTGCCGATATGAATAAAGTTAACCCGCCAAATATAGCATCTGGCTTAATGGGCAAAATAGCAGGCCTGAATATTACCCAGCCAAACGGCGTGGAAGGTTCTTCAAACCGTATAGTTATCAGGGGTAATAACAATCTGGCCGGGAACAACCAGGCGCTGATAGTGGTTGATAATGTTATTATTGATAATGAACCTGTACAGCCAAAAGGGGGGGTACAGTCTTTCAATGATGCCTTATCACTTAGCAACGGCGGTACCGACGTTTCGCAACCGCCGGTAGATAACGGATCTTTTTTAAACAGCCTTAACCCTGACGACATCGAAAGCCTTGATGTGTTGAAGGGCCCAACTGCAGCGGCGTTATACGGTGCACGCGGCGCCAACGGCGTAATACTTATCGTAACTAAAAAAGGCAACAAAAAGAAAGGTTTTGGTGTTGATTATGGCTACACCTATCGCGCTAATGATCCTTATCGTTTTATAAAAACGCAAAGTGAATACGGTAACGGGATGACAGAAGACCTTTACTCGGCAAATCCTTTCTTTTATAAAGATGCCAATGGTAAAAACCGGCAGGAACAAATAGGAGGCGACCCATATGGTCCTTTGGGCAACATACCAGGGGCTTATGTTAGCCCGGGTGTTACCAGCGCTGCCGGCGGGCCGTTTTATAATTATATTGGTTTTCCCGGCGATGGTGCATCATGGGGGCCTAAAATGGAAGGACAGCCGCTTGTTTGGTGGGATGGTACAACCAGGCCTTATACCGGCAATTCAAATATTTTCAAAAGCTTTTACAGAACCGGTAATACGCAAACCCATAACATAGCCCTTTCGGGCGGTGGGGAACTTGGTACCCTGCGCGTTTCCTATACACGGTCAACCAATGAGGCTATTACCTACAATAGTAATAACGCCACCAACACATTTAATATAGGTTCATCAATAAACATCAGCCCCAAAGTTAAGGTTGACGCTACAGCCAGTTATATTAACCTGACCAAATTTAATCCACCAAATATATACGGTGAAAACGGAGGTGCGGGTAATATCGGCCTGGGTTATATGACTGTGTACAATTTACCTGCAGATTATAAGCCGATTGAAAGAGGGCTGACTACGCTGGCCGACGGATCACAAAACCCTATACTAAAGCAATCGCCGTTTGAGTATGGGCAGCAATATTACTGGTGGAATACATTTAATGATATTACCACGCTTACACAAAACCAGTTTGTAGGCTCCATATCATTAAATGCCGAAGTTACACCCTGGTTAAAGGCCGTGGGTAACGTTGGTTTGGATTATTACACCAACGAGTATGTAACTAAAAATTATCCTACAGATGCCGCAGGATTAATTGGCAGCTACGGATATGACCTGGCCAAAAATGCTACCAACAACCTCGATGGTCGTTTGATATTTCATAAAAACAGGTTACTTCCCGATTTTAATGCCAGTCTTTCGGTAGGTGCAAGGCACTACTACCGCAACATGTATGATATTGCCCAAAATAATCCCGGGCCATTTAACTACCCGTTTTTATTTAACCTGAGCAATTACGCAGGCAATTCATCAACGGCACTTAATGCGTCAGAAAACAGGTATGAGCAGCAAATAAATACTGTTTATGGCTTGCTTAATCTTTCTTACAAAAATTGCCTGTTCCTGGATCTGGCAGGAACAAATGACTGGTCGTCTACCTTGCGCCCAACAAACTGGAGTTATTTTTACCCTTCGGCAAGTTTAAGCTTTGTGTTTACCGATGCGTTTGATATGAGTTCGGTAAAAAGCTGGCTCACTTATGGCAAAATACGTGTAAGCGAGGCCAAAAGTGCAAATGCCTATTTGCCTTATCAAAACGGATTTACCTACCGCCCAACCTCAAGCACGCCAGGTTTCACAACCGGGTTGAATTTGCCAAGCTCGTACCCAACCAACATACAGCCGCAACGTTCACGTTCTTTTGAAATTGGGCCCGACCTGGGTTTTTTCAATGACAGGCTGGATGTAAATTTTACTTACTATAACACCTACTCAGACAACCAGGAAATAACAATTCCTGTAGCTGGTTCATCGGGTGTTCCAAACGTTTTAATAAACTCCGGCGCATTACGCAACAGGGGGTTTGAATTAACCGTGAATGCAAAGGTGATTAAATCAAGCGATTTTTCATGGAATGTAACGCTGAACGCGGCACATAACCAAAACAAGGTTATCGCGCTTGAGCCAGGGCTTAACTCATTGCAGTTAGGGTCATGGTTTGGCAGCAACGGGGTTTTGATGAAAGTTGATGTAGGCCAAAATTATGGCAGCATTTACGGGTACGATTACAAATATGCGCCAAATGGCCAAAAAATTGTTAACCTGATATACGCTGATGGCACAAACACCGGAAACGGCCCCGTACTTGGCTCTCAATACGCCACATCAGACAATTTGGTTAAAATAGGCGATGCTACGCCAAAACTGACTGGCGGTATTTCGCAGAGTTTCCGTTACAAAAACTTCAGCTTATATGTTCTGACAGACTTTAAGGTGGGCGGACAGATCTGGTCTGGCGATTACGCTACCCTTATGGGGCAGGGTATGGCCCCTGAAACCGTTTACGAAAGGGACGGACACGGCTTAGCTTATACTTATCCCGACGGAACAAAGGCCAACGTTGGTGTAATTTTACCTGGCGTGGTACAGGGCTCAACAGCGGGTACCTATACACCAAACACCAATGTTGTAAATGCCTGGTGGAAATACGCGGGTAATTATCAATCATGGGATAATGATCCGATAGTACGCACCAACTCTATATTCAATGATTCATGGGGTAAGCTACGTGAGGTGTCAATCACTTATAACCTGCCGAAAGAATTTGTACAAAAAACAAAGTTGCTCCAAACCCTGTCCGTATCATTAATCGGCCGCGACCTTTTTTACCTGTTCAATACATTGCCCGACAGGATAAACCCTGAAAGTGTTGTAGGTACCGGAAACGTTCAGGGTATTCAGTTTGGTGGCTTACCTGGCGTACGCTCCTACGGTTTTTCGGTAAAAGCGGGATTTTAA